CCGAAATTTACAcgcaaccaatcaatcaatctgcCTGGCCCCCCAAAAAAACCTGCTTCATGATTGGCTGCTCCCGGTGACGAACCTGCCTCCTCCTGTCTCCTGGCCTGCCCTGCCCTGATTGGTGGCTGCTTCCGCGTGCCCTCACTGTGATTGGCTGTGCTCTTGGCGAACGgtctagttcacccaaatatgggCTTCTTGCTGGCAGGTACCACTTCTGTGAGAAGTGTTTCAACGAAATCCAGGGGGAGAATGTATCTCTGGGGGACGATCCAACTCAGCCTCAAACGTGAGTAGCCATCTAAAAGTTAGTTTTGATCTTCTTCATTGTTATTGTCGTAATGCTATTCCTCCAGGGAGCGTTAGTTCAGTGATTCTCATGACGCACTCGATTGGGCGGCTTCCTGTTCTCCGTCTCTCATTTTCTCTCCTCAGGTCCATCAATAAAGATCAGTTTCAAAGGAAAAAGAATGACACCCTCGACCCTGAGCTGTATGTAGATATTTTCTCCCTCCAAATGTGTCATCTCAGTTTGCTTGTTAAGTTTAAGTCAAGATGTGGATTTGCTGTCATCGTCTGACCTTTGTTTTCTGATCTTCCTCGTCAGACTGTTGGAATGTGCCGACTGTGGTCGAAAAATGCATCAGATATGCGCTCTGCACAATGAGACGATATGGCCGTCGGGGTGAGCTAGTTTTATTTGAGcacaatttattttatacattctaCTGCAAAACATGGCTTAAAAATGGAGTCGGCAGACTGTTAGTGAATGTAAGGCTTTACCTAAGGAAGCGAAAGTTAATACTtattcatttatctttattttatatgaGGTTTGCCGGGTTTTTCCTGTTAAATACAACTCTGATTTGTGAATTGTATATATCAGCATTAAATTAGCTTTAAAACAAGATATCAGTTCTTCTAATTAATGGTCAAATGTTGTGACAAGATGAGTGCTATAAACATGGAAAATGTAGGACAACTTGATGTCCTTTGTTACTActaatttttatgattattactgTTCCAAATTGTTTCTAAATTGTTCCCACATATTCATTTATGTCGCTCCATTTCCAAATAGTCTGTCTTCCTTTCAATCAGGTTTGTGTGTGACGGCTGTCTGAAAAAAGCCAATGCAACAAGGAAGGAGAATAAATACACTGCAAAGAGTAAGTGGTTAAGAGCTTTAAAAATCTGGGAAAGAAATACCCTTTTGTTTAATTTGTGAGCGTAGATGTTCATACTTGGCTAATGAGAATCAAGTCATTTAGATTTCTAATGGCAGATCTTAATGGAGACGGTGAGTAGTCATTTTAAACTTCGctgcttttctttctctttattcCAGGACTTCCTCAGACAAAGCTTGGTAGCTTCCTGGAGACACGAGTGAACGAGTACCTAAAGCGCCAGAATCATCCAGAAAGCGGTGATGTCACCATTCGTGTGGTTCACGTGTCTGATAAAGTGGTGGAAGTCAAACCTGGCATGAAGTCCAGGTGAGGGACAGTGCTGAATATTCTGCAATATTTTTGTCGTTCCTTTTAAGTTTTGGGAATTTTGGAActgtttgctttcatttcttTTAATTGCCATAAAGTACTGTTGTTTATACTACTGCATGCCCTaactagtgttattttagtattatttattcacTATTATgggatattataataatattttgtattaccttttattttcatatgttcagtttcaattttagtttgtttaaatatttctatatagttttattttaaatcagtcattttaaaacttatatttattttagttgtcAGGGCAACATTTAACTTTCATTTGTTTTGAAgtttgtttttcatctaatatttgtttttacattttaagcctTATTTCAACTGGAAAAACAAATCTGAACAGATTTAACTtctgttttagttaacaataataaaactgtttttcttttaatgttatTGGTGGCCTTCCATAGCTTCTCATCATAAACAGTAAAATTAATATGTTCTATATTGTCAAGCAAGAAATCATTTTGAGGGGAAAGTATGTCTAAGGAAATTGCAGCACTATATAATTCATCAAATGAACATGAATGATTATCATGAACAGCAACACCGATTATCAATGCATGAATCTAAACTATTTTGGAATGCCCACGCTTTtccatatatttttattatgatgtCGACGTGTGTAGGCAGATGAATTACTCTCAGTAAACAACAACATCTTGATCTTGCTTGCACTCAACTACAGTATTTCAGAGGAGACAGCTCACCCATAACTGTTGCTCTTTGGAAATGTCTTTTTCAATTTCATTGCTTTGTTGATCATTTGCATAAAGTAAAATTGTTCTAAACTTTGTACATGACTGCATTGTATCACCATCAGTCACTGCTGTGTAAATagccattgaaaatgaatgacatcAAGGTGTTTTGACTTTGAAAGGCCTCTGAAAGGCCTCTAGGAGGATGAGAAAACAACATTGGATCAATATATTGCACAAACTCCGGTATTGAAAAgtggattaattaattggttcTTTGAATCtgtaactgtaaaaaataaatattcatgcttgcttaattaaaaattcaattttgtctttttgaaatACAAGAATTTTAATGGACACCATGAAAAAATGTAAAGAGTTGACTGTCTTTCTTTTACAGGTTTGTTGATAGCGGTGAAATGTCAGAGTCATTCCCGTACAGGACAAAAGCTCTGTTTGCGTTTGAAGATATTGATGGGACAGATGTCTGCTTCTTTGGAATGCATGTGCAAGAATATGGCTCCGACTGCCCTCCTCCCAATCAAAGGTTAAAAATAACAAAGACCATGCAGTCACACATCACAGAATCTTCCTCCATGCGCATGTGGATGACATTACATAGGGGTCTGAGAAACACAAGTAACGTAGTGATATCCTcttgtctctttctctccatgTAGACGTGTGTACATCTCCTATCTTGACAGCGTGCACTTTTTCCAGCCCCGTCACCTGAGAACTGGAGTCTATCATGAGATCCTGATTGGATACATGGAATATGCTAAAAAAATGGGGTTTGTCACTGGCCACATCTGGGCTTGTCCACCGAGCGAAGGCGATGACTATATCTTCCATTGCCACCCATCGGATCAGAAGATTCCCAAACCAAAACGCTTACAAGAATGGTACAAGAAGATGCTTGACAAAGCAGTAGCTGAAAGAATTGTACATGACTACAAGGTATTGCTACAGCTGTACTTCTGGTTGACaataataaaagtttagactTGAGTCAGCATACTGCAAGATAGTCTTTTCCCTTGTTTGGCTAGTTGACAGCAATGTGCCATCTATTAGTCCTTCACTAACTATTGCATGTTTCCCCTTGCCCAGGACATTTTTAAGCAGGCAACAGAGGATCGTCTGACCAGTGCGAAGGAGCTCCCATATTTTGAGGGTGATTTTTGGCCTAATGTGTTGGAAGAGAGCATTAAAGAGCTTGAACAGGAGGAGGAAGAACGGAAGCGAGAGGAAAACAACACCTCTAGTGAAAGCATTGATGTGAGTGATTAACTCAGATTTGTAGCCATCTTGTACTGGGTGAAAATATACTTTAGTGCCAAAGGAATAGATCAATAAAAATTCAATAAACTAGATTTCTTAACTGGGTTTTTAGACCGCTACTgtccttttttttgtatttgacttGATGGTAAAATTAATTCTAGTGCAGCTGCTTTAATATGTATTcttaaaacataattattataaCTTGATGCTTAAGATTGTTTCATTGACTGTCTAGGCTACCAGTGGTGACAGCAAGAATgccaaaaaaaagaacagcaagaAGACTAGCAAGAACAAGAGCAGCTTGAGCCGGGCCAATAAAAAGAAACCGGGAATGCCAAATGTCTCCAATGATCTATCCCAGAAACTCTATGCTTCAATGGAGAAACACAAAGAGGTATGTAGCTCCCAAAAACATTTGAACCATTTGTCAATTACACATTTGGACTGAACTCACAAATGTCAACACTCTACTTAATTTCAAGGTTTTCTTTGTTATCCGTCTCATCGCTGGCCCTTCTGCCAATTCCCTTCCACCCATTTTGGACGCTGACCCCCTGATGGCCTGCGATCTGATGGACGGACGAGATGCTTTCCTAACGCTTGCACGAGACAAGCACCTTGAATTCAGCTCACTGAGGCGTGCCAAATGGAGCTCCATGTGTATGCTTGTAGAACTGCACAACCAGAGCCAGGACCGCTTTGTCTACACGTGCAATGAATGCAAGCACCACGTTGAGACACGCTTTCACTGCACTGTTTGTGAGGTAAGAAATGCCATGTATGctgctttgtttttttctttgaagaGGGTTTCTAAAAATTGTGGTATTGTGGTACATTACAACTTTTGAAATGCCCCCTTCTCTCTTCTTTTGTAGGATTATGATCTTTGCATCACTTGCTACAACATTAAGGGCCATGAGCACAAGATGGAGAAACTTGGACTGGGTCTTGATGACGAGAGCAACAACCAGTCTGCAGCCTCCACTCAGAACCCTGGTGACTCGCGTCGTCTCAGCATCCAGCGCTGCATCCAGTCACTGGTGCATGCATGCCAGTGCCGCAATGCTAATTGCTCTTTGCCATCTTGCCAGAAGATGAAGAGAGTAGTGCAACACACCAAGGGCTGCAAACGCAAAACTAATGGTGGCTGTCCCATCTGCAAGCAACTCATTGCGCTTTGTTGCTATCATGCCAAGCACTGCCAGGAAAACAAGTGTCCTGTGCCCTTCTGTCTCAACATCAAGCACAAGCTTCGTCAACAGCAGCTGCAACACAGGCTTCAACAAGCGCAAATGCTGCGTAGACGTATGGCCACCATGCAGCGAGCAGGGCAGCCACCACCTTGTGGAAGTGGGCCTCCAGGAGGTCCTCCATCACCCTGCAACAATGGAGCCACAGGTCCAAGCACACCTACGTCAGTTGGTACTCAACCTGCAACGCCTCAGACACCCACACAGCTAACACCCAACCTTGCATCTCTGCCCCAGCCCGGTGTGGGTGGAGTCCCAGCTGGAGCTCCCCAGCAGCCTCCTCAGCATCCAGTCCACCACCAGTTTCAGCAGATGCCAGGTGCAGGTGGGATGATGACCTCACCGCAACAACAAATGGTTCCTCAGCAAACTGTGGGGCAACTTCCACATCCACACAATCAGTATGGTCCCCATTCCACTGGTCTCTCCCCAAATCCACAGTCGCAGGGTAAGCCAGGCCTTGGTCCCGCAACTCCTCCGCAGCTCCCTAGCAACCCAGGCACAGCACCTATGTCCCAGCAACAGCAACCTTCAGGTCCTCCGCCTGCAGCTGTGGAGATAGCCATGAAGATCCAGCAAGTGGCTGATGCACAGCGAAAGATGGCACAGGTTCAGATGCTACACAGGCAGGCTGTGCAAGCTGGCATGATGCCGCAGCATCATCAGCAGCCACAGGGACAGATGGGAGTATCCCATCCTGGGATTGGCATGGTAGGGCCACCAGGAATAGCCTCACAGGCACAAACATCAGTGAACAGAGTGCAGATGGAACAGCAGCAAGGACCTCAGGGAATGATGGCGGGAGTTGGGCCCATGCAGCAGCCTCAACAGGTAGGTGCGCAAGGCCAGATGCCACAACAAATGCATCTACAGCAGCCAAGAATAAACCCACAACTTCAGCCTCAGCAGCAACAGTGGCAAGGACAGGGTATGCCAACCCAGCAGAGACCTGGCATGATGGCTCAACCGGGAATGGTTGCAATGCAGCCCCCtccgcagcagcagcaacaaccaCAACAAATGCAACAACGGCAAGCACCCCAAATGCCGAATCGAAATGCATTGATGAGTATGGTGCAGGCTGGTCTGCAGAGTGGTGTAGTAAGTGGGGCAGCAGCTGGCAATCTGCCTCAGGGAGCCCTGCAGGATCTTTTGCAGACCCTACGATCTCCAAGTTCACCTCTACAGCAGCAGCAAGTCCTCAACATTCTTCGATCTAACCCACAACTAATGGCAGCATTTATCAAGCAGCGTGTTCACAAATATAAAGGAGGCACAGGTGGCCCTGCTGTACCACAGGGTGGGCCAGGACCAATGGGAGGCCAGCCAGTGAGTGTCAATACTGGGGTGCCTCAGCCTGGCATGCACCTTGGACAGGGTGTTAACATGCAGACTCAACTTTCTCAACTCCAAAAGCAGCAGCAAATGCAACAACGGCCGCTACTGCAGCAACAGCAAGTAGCTGCCTTGCAGCAGCAACAAcagaaacaacaacagcagcagcagcaacaacagcaaGGAATTCAGGGTCAGGGGGCTCCAAACATGACCAACATGAATCCACAGTTCAGAGAACTGGTCATGAGAAGGCAACAGCAACTCCagtttcagcagcagcagcaacaacaacaacaacaacagcagcaacaacagcagcagcagcaacaaatgAGTAATCACGCAGCATTCCAACAGCAGCAAGGTTATGTGGGTCAGCAGGGTAACATGCAAGTCCCGCCAGGAGGTCAACCACTACAAGGTGTGCAACCTGGCCAGCAGCAGAGTTTTCCAGGTAACCCTGCGCAACAGCAAGCTGCAGCTGTCTTGCAACAGAGGCTTGCACAGCAACACCATCTACAGATGCAACAGCAGCAGAAGGCAGCATCACAAGGTCCTGATATGGGGCACGGAGGAGGTCCGCAGCCCACACAAGGAGGTCCCAGTCTACAGACATCACAGACATTATTACAACAGGCTTTGCATCAGCGTCTGCTTCAACAGCAGCAACATCTCAGTGGCACCTCACCGGCACAGCAGAACAACCCCATGAGCCCACAGCAGCAGCATCAGATGTCTCAGTCACCCCACTTGCAGGGCCAACAGCTCCCATCCTCCCTCAGCAACCAAGTCTGTTCGCCTCAGCCCTCCCCACGACCCCAGTCCCAACCACCTCACTCAAGTCCGTCCCCGCGCCTGCAACCACAGCCCTCGCCCCACCACATCTCACCTCAGACCCAAACGGGTTCTCCGCATCCCAACCACCTTCAGCAGCATCACTCAGGCATGGctccacctcctccacctccCCAACAGCCACAGCACAACTCTAAGGACCCAAGTGGATTTGGTGCAGATCAGAACGCCATGCTTTCTCAGCTCAGTGGCTTGGCAGGACTCCACGGACCTGGAGCTAATGATATGCTGCCCCCTAGTGGCCAGGATCTTGGAATTAACATGAAAACCCTTTAGACATCATATAGTTATCACAAAATTTGCAAAGCCCCACCAGAGACAGTGTTAGCTTTTTTATACTATAAGGAAGAACTTAGTGTTTTTCatcataaatgctttaaaatggaCCAGCCTAGAGAAATAGCATATAAGCATGGGGGggattgctttttgtttttttttttttgccagttgtGTACAAAGAGAGGATAGTTTCTCAGCCTCAGAGAACAAACCacaagtaatattttttatgtcaggtccaggGGAGAACTTTTCCTTTttcaagaaatattttttaagattttaaaagtggtataaaattaaagcgcAAATGATTAAggacttttttatatattgtttcacCATGTACCAGTCTCTGTTATTTGTATTCACAGAGTGATATGGAACATTTCAAACATTGTGATgcatatattattagaattatctgAACATCATGCATATCTTCCTTGTAAATTTTgagttttgcattttatttattctagcTTTCATTTTGTTGTCATGATGAATTTTGTTCATGTGTGTTCCCAGAGACTGCTACAATTCACatagaatatatttttgttaataccTATTAAAATGAGGAGCTATTCCATTACTGAAGCTGGAAATTTAGGTTATTGAGTATAATATAAATTACAGTGTTGGGGGATCAGGTTTTGGTGTGCGCTCCACTGCCCATTGGAAATTCCATTGGACATCACTTCTTTTGCAACAAGACAACTTTgcagatgcacacacacccaccctCAGAATGTTTGTGCACTCTTTATAAGATGGATAGTGGAGATGTCTGTACTGGttggatgtgtgtgtatatacgtgtgtgtgtgtgtgtatatacgtgtgtgtgtgttggatgtGGTGCTAGAGTTCATCTGCTCGTGCTCAAAATCATGTTGGGCAGTGTTTCACATATGAACTGTATGGCGCAGTGAAATGGAGAAGAGGAGAGCCACTGATTTCACAGTTTTCGTCCTTCATTACCACTGATTTTCCTTCACTTCCAGAACTTTCTTTGCTCTGAACTTTGGgagttttatttgaatattttgtacTGTACAAAGGAAACACAAACTGTGGACttcatacttttttcttttttaataa
The sequence above is a segment of the Carassius carassius chromosome 9, fCarCar2.1, whole genome shotgun sequence genome. Coding sequences within it:
- the ep300b gene encoding histone acetyltransferase p300 isoform X3 encodes the protein MADNVLESGPPSAKRPKLSSPALSVSASDGNDFGSLFDLEHDLPDELINSSDLGLPNGMDPSQLHTSLGGGGMSGPLGSSGQDTAAKHKHLSELLRPGGPPSTSTAVGNPSNVSSLGMMGGLSGSPVTQGLGGPQQQQPGMMPQPGMVAGLNRGMMGAQKGNGHPQSMMGGQMMNGAIRMAYANVNMNAGMVGNGNVLPDALQQQNTGQQTAQAAMRPQQPGAVNKMGMMGAPGPYGGSYGQCGGQSLGPQLQNKAGQPNSINQFNMDKKPQHGQNMVSMSSGVVGGVSGPGGAAAAPPAADPEKHKLIQQQLVLLLHAHKCHRREQANGEVRQCSLPHCRTMKNVLNHMTHCQAGKSCQVAHCASSRQIISHWKNCTRHDCPVCLPLKNAGDKRNQQSLLGGAGMGMSGPLGGSLPGGQPSAPNLNPPSQIDPSSIERAYAALGLTYQGNQASTQNQQTSVTAQLGMRSLNIIAGGNSMGVNGGVGAPITNQHPGMLPDGMMHRNVTPQSLMNDGSGVGNMGSAVTATPPSAGMRKNWHEDITQDLRNHLVHKLVQAIFPTPDPAALKDRRMENLVAYARKVEGDMYESANSRAEYYHLLAEKIYKIQKELEEKRRTRLQKQGMMPAQPGMPNSALPQAPAGMNQAQLPNGPHTDPSLVQAAGPNQMVNRMQNPAGMAHSLNGMNQFAQVGMQQPMGQRATPPLPMGANHNQMGMHGTPQMNQPNVPQLQNQYMQNQFPGTGAGLGQGAVGLNQPAGQGAMPQNQMPTPPSLAVHSPVAQTQAAVSGSGATVGPQGPPSNLPQPAPQPGLHTHCPPLRQNSPSPARSLTPTPSPHQMPPQMTGNQTPQPHTPTSSTTMTPPTKQLPPMAQGVGSEKASQLQQQSHGGGVAGGPQTGLASSVPSQNPHGLCAHPRTPLSQKSSLTADGQASTPASDSSADPSSQLTSSEPTAPLDPKTEVKQQEEEDENETEDKASGKMAAMQTEIKTEEKPEIKKEEPADNEYKTEPMETSTGSTGEEKKPEVKTEPKEEEAAGTNSSPTNTQSKKKVFKPDELRQALMPTLEALYRQDPESLPFRQPVDPQLLGIPVRIRTSNKTNLDYFDIVKNPMDLSTIKRKLDTGQYQEPWQYVDDMWLMFNNAWLYNRKTSRVYKYCSKLAEVFEQEIDPVMQGLGYCCGRKLEFSPQTLCCYGKQLCTIPRDAAYFSYQNSSPKYGLLAGRYHFCEKCFNEIQGENVSLGDDPTQPQTSINKDQFQRKKNDTLDPELLLECADCGRKMHQICALHNETIWPSGFVCDGCLKKANATRKENKYTAKRLPQTKLGSFLETRVNEYLKRQNHPESGDVTIRVVHVSDKVVEVKPGMKSRFVDSGEMSESFPYRTKALFAFEDIDGTDVCFFGMHVQEYGSDCPPPNQRRVYISYLDSVHFFQPRHLRTGVYHEILIGYMEYAKKMGFVTGHIWACPPSEGDDYIFHCHPSDQKIPKPKRLQEWYKKMLDKAVAERIVHDYKDIFKQATEDRLTSAKELPYFEGDFWPNVLEESIKELEQEEEERKREENNTSSESIDATSGDSKNAKKKNSKKTSKNKSSLSRANKKKPGMPNVSNDLSQKLYASMEKHKEVFFVIRLIAGPSANSLPPILDADPLMACDLMDGRDAFLTLARDKHLEFSSLRRAKWSSMCMLVELHNQSQDRFVYTCNECKHHVETRFHCTVCEDYDLCITCYNIKGHEHKMEKLGLGLDDESNNQSAASTQNPGDSRRLSIQRCIQSLVHACQCRNANCSLPSCQKMKRVVQHTKGCKRKTNGGCPICKQLIALCCYHAKHCQENKCPVPFCLNIKHKLRQQQLQHRLQQAQMLRRRMATMQRAGQPPPCGSGPPGGPPSPCNNGATGPSTPTSVGTQPATPQTPTQLTPNLASLPQPGVGGVPAGAPQQPPQHPVHHQFQQMPGAGGMMTSPQQQMVPQQTVGQLPHPHNQYGPHSTGLSPNPQSQGKPGLGPATPPQLPSNPGTAPMSQQQQPSGPPPAAVEIAMKIQQVADAQRKMAQVQMLHRQAVQAGMMPQHHQQPQGQMGVSHPGIGMVGPPGIASQAQTSVNRVQMEQQQGPQGMMAGVGPMQQPQQVGAQGQMPQQMHLQQPRINPQLQPQQQQWQGQGMPTQQRPGMMAQPGMVAMQPPPQQQQQPQQMQQRQAPQMPNRNALMSMVQAGLQSGVVSGAAAGNLPQGALQDLLQTLRSPSSPLQQQQVLNILRSNPQLMAAFIKQRVHKYKGGTGGPAVPQGGPGPMGGQPVSVNTGVPQPGMHLGQGVNMQTQLSQLQKQQQMQQRPLLQQQQVAALQQQQQKQQQQQQQQQQGIQGQGAPNMTNMNPQFRELVMRRQQQLQFQQQQQQQQQQQQQQQQQQQQMSNHAAFQQQQGYVGQQGNMQVPPGGQPLQGVQPGQQQSFPGNPAQQQAAAVLQQRLAQQHHLQMQQQQKAASQGPDMGHGGGPQPTQGGPSLQTSQTLLQQALHQRLLQQQQHLSGTSPAQQNNPMSPQQQHQMSQSPHLQGQQLPSSLSNQVCSPQPSPRPQSQPPHSSPSPRLQPQPSPHHISPQTQTGSPHPNHLQQHHSGMAPPPPPPQQPQHNSKDPSGFGADQNAMLSQLSGLAGLHGPGANDMLPPSGQDLGINMKTL
- the ep300b gene encoding histone acetyltransferase p300 isoform X6 — protein: MADNVLESGPPSAKRPKLSSPALSVSASDGNDFGSLFDLEHDLPDELINSSDLGLPNGMDPSQLHTSLGGGGMSGPLGSSGQDTAAKHKHLSELLRPGGPPSTSTAVGNPSNVSSLGMMGGLSGSPVTQGLGGPQQQQPGMMPQPGMVAGLNRGMMGAQKGNGHPQSMMGGQMMNGAIRMAYANVNMNAGMVGNGNVLPDALQQQNTGQQTAQAAMRPQQPGAVNKMGMMGAPGPYGGSYGQCGGQSLGPQLQNKAGQPNSINQFNMDKKPQHGQNMVSMQSSGVVGGVSGPGGAAAAPPAADPEKHKLIQQQLVLLLHAHKCHRREQANGEVRQCSLPHCRTMKNVLNHMTHCQAGKSCQVAHCASSRQIISHWKNCTRHDCPVCLPLKNAGDKRNQQSLLGGAGMGMSGPLGGSLPGGQPSAPNLNPPSQIDPSSIERAYAALGLTYQGNQASTQNQQTSVTAQLGMRSLNIIAGGNSMGVNGGVGAPITNQHPGMLPDGMMHRNVTPQSLMNDGSGVGNMGSAVTATPPSAGMRKNWHEDITQDLRNHLVHKLVQAIFPTPDPAALKDRRMENLVAYARKVEGDMYESANSRAEYYHLLAEKIYKIQKELEEKRRTRLQKQGMMPAQPGMPNSALPQAPAGMNQAQLPNGPHTDPSLVQAAGPNQMVNRMQNPAGMAHSLNGMNQFAQVGMQQPMGQRATPPLPMGANHNQMGMHGTPQMNQPNVPQLQNQYMQNQFPGTGAGLGQGAVGLNQPAGQGAMPQNQMPTPPSLAVHSPVAQTQAAVSGSGATVGPQGPPSNLPQPAPQPGLHTHCPPLRQNSPSPARSLTPTPSPHQMPPQMTGNQTPQPHTPTSSTTMTPPTKQLPPMAQGVGSEKASQLQQQSHGGGVAGGPQTGLASSVPSQNPHGLCAHPRTPLSQKSSLTADGQASTPASDSSADPSSQLTSSEPTAPLDPKTEVKQQEEEDENETEDKASGKMAAMQTEIKTEEKPEIKKEEPADNEYKTEPMETSTGSTGEEKKPEVKTEPKEEEAAGTNSSPTNTQSKKKVFKPDELRQALMPTLEALYRQDPESLPFRQPVDPQLLGIPVRIRTSNKTNLDYFDIVKNPMDLSTIKRKLDTGQYQEPWQYVDDMWLMFNNAWLYNRKTSRVYKYCSKLAEVFEQEIDPVMQGLGYCCGRKLEFSPQTLCCYGKQLCTIPRDAAYFSYQNRYHFCEKCFNEIQGENVSLGDDPTQPQTSINKDQFQRKKNDTLDPELLLECADCGRKMHQICALHNETIWPSGFVCDGCLKKANATRKENKYTAKRLPQTKLGSFLETRVNEYLKRQNHPESGDVTIRVVHVSDKVVEVKPGMKSRFVDSGEMSESFPYRTKALFAFEDIDGTDVCFFGMHVQEYGSDCPPPNQRRVYISYLDSVHFFQPRHLRTGVYHEILIGYMEYAKKMGFVTGHIWACPPSEGDDYIFHCHPSDQKIPKPKRLQEWYKKMLDKAVAERIVHDYKDIFKQATEDRLTSAKELPYFEGDFWPNVLEESIKELEQEEEERKREENNTSSESIDATSGDSKNAKKKNSKKTSKNKSSLSRANKKKPGMPNVSNDLSQKLYASMEKHKEVFFVIRLIAGPSANSLPPILDADPLMACDLMDGRDAFLTLARDKHLEFSSLRRAKWSSMCMLVELHNQSQDRFVYTCNECKHHVETRFHCTVCEDYDLCITCYNIKGHEHKMEKLGLGLDDESNNQSAASTQNPGDSRRLSIQRCIQSLVHACQCRNANCSLPSCQKMKRVVQHTKGCKRKTNGGCPICKQLIALCCYHAKHCQENKCPVPFCLNIKHKLRQQQLQHRLQQAQMLRRRMATMQRAGQPPPCGSGPPGGPPSPCNNGATGPSTPTSVGTQPATPQTPTQLTPNLASLPQPGVGGVPAGAPQQPPQHPVHHQFQQMPGAGGMMTSPQQQMVPQQTVGQLPHPHNQYGPHSTGLSPNPQSQGKPGLGPATPPQLPSNPGTAPMSQQQQPSGPPPAAVEIAMKIQQVADAQRKMAQVQMLHRQAVQAGMMPQHHQQPQGQMGVSHPGIGMVGPPGIASQAQTSVNRVQMEQQQGPQGMMAGVGPMQQPQQVGAQGQMPQQMHLQQPRINPQLQPQQQQWQGQGMPTQQRPGMMAQPGMVAMQPPPQQQQQPQQMQQRQAPQMPNRNALMSMVQAGLQSGVVSGAAAGNLPQGALQDLLQTLRSPSSPLQQQQVLNILRSNPQLMAAFIKQRVHKYKGGTGGPAVPQGGPGPMGGQPVSVNTGVPQPGMHLGQGVNMQTQLSQLQKQQQMQQRPLLQQQQVAALQQQQQKQQQQQQQQQQGIQGQGAPNMTNMNPQFRELVMRRQQQLQFQQQQQQQQQQQQQQQQQQQQMSNHAAFQQQQGYVGQQGNMQVPPGGQPLQGVQPGQQQSFPGNPAQQQAAAVLQQRLAQQHHLQMQQQQKAASQGPDMGHGGGPQPTQGGPSLQTSQTLLQQALHQRLLQQQQHLSGTSPAQQNNPMSPQQQHQMSQSPHLQGQQLPSSLSNQVCSPQPSPRPQSQPPHSSPSPRLQPQPSPHHISPQTQTGSPHPNHLQQHHSGMAPPPPPPQQPQHNSKDPSGFGADQNAMLSQLSGLAGLHGPGANDMLPPSGQDLGINMKTL